One genomic segment of Amycolatopsis sp. Hca4 includes these proteins:
- a CDS encoding cysteine dioxygenase family protein has product MTTSLVRPPVEIHPQLTDPLLPELLHPSRLLWTPRELADLTATVTTELTAGLRGILRFDEDRRWWARLALTDGVELWLLSWLPGQRTKPHDHGGASGSFTVLQGELGEEYRYPGGPIRRRTHVAGEGLGFGAGRAHQVTGLGDQPAASVHAYSPPLVPTREYATLADVPAEIPPLPAIVRS; this is encoded by the coding sequence TTGACCACGTCCCTGGTTCGCCCGCCCGTCGAAATCCACCCGCAGCTGACCGACCCGCTGCTGCCCGAACTGCTGCACCCGTCACGGCTGCTCTGGACGCCGCGGGAGCTGGCCGACCTGACCGCCACCGTCACCACCGAGCTGACCGCGGGCCTGCGCGGCATCCTGCGGTTCGACGAGGACCGCCGCTGGTGGGCGCGGCTGGCGCTGACCGACGGCGTCGAGCTGTGGCTGCTGTCGTGGCTGCCGGGCCAGCGGACGAAGCCGCACGACCACGGCGGCGCGTCCGGCTCGTTCACCGTCCTGCAGGGTGAACTCGGCGAGGAGTACCGCTACCCGGGCGGGCCGATCCGGCGCCGGACGCACGTCGCCGGCGAGGGCCTCGGTTTCGGCGCGGGCCGCGCGCACCAGGTCACCGGCCTCGGCGACCAGCCCGCGGCGAGTGTCCACGCGTATTCGCCGCCGCTGGTGCCGACGCGGGAGTACGCCACGCTGGCCGACGTTCCGGCGGAAATCCCGCCGCTGCCCGCTATCG